The Candidatus Binatus sp. genomic sequence CACCGCGTGCGCGACGTCGCCCGGCGCGAGCATCGTCGCGCGGTCGAGGCGCTTGTTCGGCGGAATCAGGCAGGTGTCGACCAATCCGGGCGAAATCGCGGCGAGCTTGATTCCACTCGCGCGCAAATCCTGGAATGAGGCGCGCGTAAATGCGATCAGGCCCGCTTTCGACGCTGCGTAAACCGCTTCTCCCGCAGGCGTTTTGTGGCCCGCAGAAGAACAAATGTTAATGATCGCGCCGTTGCCTTGCTTGGTCATCTGGAGCGCCGCGAGCCGCGCCAGCGCGATCGGCGCGCGCAGATTCACCGCGATGATTCGATCCAGATCTTCGGCGCGCATCCGCGTTATCGAAGCGCGCGGCGGCGCCCAGCCCGCGTTGTTCACGAGCAAGTCGAGGCGTCCGTAGCAATCGAGCACGGTGTGGATCACGGCGTCGGGCGCGTCGCCGCCGGCCAAATCGATCAGCACGATTAGCGATCGCTCGTGCGGGAGATCGGTCAGCGAGCGCGTCTCTTCAAGCTGCTCGCGGCTGCGAGCGACGAGGCATAGCGAGAAGCCCGACGCCGCCAGCTCGAGCGCGATCGCGCGGCCGATTCCGCGTCCGGCGCCGGTCACCAGTGCGACCGGTTTTTCCGACGGGGGTGACGCGGGGGTCTCGCTCATCTGCCACCTGCTTGCACTGAACTACTCGCTGCCACAGACTGCAATATTATCCGCGGAGCTTCAGGGTGGCCACTGGAGCCGCGCGGATCGTCGCTCACTGACATTAACTTCAACCGTAACCGCAAGCCCCAATGGATTGATGATGAATTCGCAGGTTTTTCGAGAGTACGACATTCGCGGCATCGTCGAGCAGGATTTCGACGACGCGTTTGTAACCGATCTGGGCCGCGGGTACGCGACCCTGTTGCATCGCGCGGGAGCGAAGACGATCACGCTTGGACGGGATTGCCGGCTATCATCGGACAGACTGCGAGGTCGCCTGCTCGAAGGACTGCTCGAGGCGGGCATCGACGTCGTGGACATCGGCGTGGCGCCGACGCCACTGCTTTATTTTTCAGTGCTGAGCTGGAAGATGGACGGCGGTGTGATGATCACCGGCAGCCACAACGCCGCCGAGTACAATGGATTCAAGCTCGGGGTCGGGCCGGCCACGATTTACGGCGCCGAGATTCAGAAGCTGCGCGAAATAATCGAGCGGCGCGACTTCGTGACGACCGGCAAACCGGGGAACGTAACCGAGCGGGCGGTGATTCCCGACTACAACGCGTTGATCCTGTCGCAGTTCAAGCTGAAGGCGGGACTCAAGGTGGTGGTGGACGGCGGCAACGGATGCGGCGGCGTGATCGCGGCGCCATTGATGAAGCAGCTTGGCCTCGACGTGATCGAGCTATACACCGAGATGGATGGCCGCTTCCCGAATCATCATCCCGATCCGACGGTCGAGGAGAACATGCGCGATTTGATCGCGGCGGTGAAAAAAAATCGCGCCGCAATCGGGATTGCTTACGACGGCGACGCCGATCGCGTTGGCGCAGTCGACGAAAACGGCAAGATCGTGTGGGGCGACGAATTGATGGTCGCGTTTTCGCGCGCGATCCTGAAAGAGCGGCCCGGCGCGACCATTATCGGCGACGTCAAATGC encodes the following:
- a CDS encoding SDR family oxidoreductase; amino-acid sequence: MSETPASPPSEKPVALVTGAGRGIGRAIALELAASGFSLCLVARSREQLEETRSLTDLPHERSLIVLIDLAGGDAPDAVIHTVLDCYGRLDLLVNNAGWAPPRASITRMRAEDLDRIIAVNLRAPIALARLAALQMTKQGNGAIINICSSAGHKTPAGEAVYAASKAGLIAFTRASFQDLRASGIKLAAISPGLVDTCLIPPNKRLDRATMLAPGDVAHAVMQIVNSPMRACPVEIALEPQFDPERSR
- a CDS encoding phosphomannomutase/phosphoglucomutase yields the protein MNSQVFREYDIRGIVEQDFDDAFVTDLGRGYATLLHRAGAKTITLGRDCRLSSDRLRGRLLEGLLEAGIDVVDIGVAPTPLLYFSVLSWKMDGGVMITGSHNAAEYNGFKLGVGPATIYGAEIQKLREIIERRDFVTTGKPGNVTERAVIPDYNALILSQFKLKAGLKVVVDGGNGCGGVIAAPLMKQLGLDVIELYTEMDGRFPNHHPDPTVEENMRDLIAAVKKNRAAIGIAYDGDADRVGAVDENGKIVWGDELMVAFSRAILKERPGATIIGDVKCSKRMYDDIARHGGRPIMWKTGHSLIKSKLKAESAALAGEMSGHMFFADRYYGFDDAIYASFRLLEILSREGRGLATILSDLPRSFFTPEIRVDCTDDRKFQIVSAAAEYFRQHYDVTDIDGVRVNFADGWGLVRASNTQPALVTRFEATSEKRLGEIRELFDAKLRELGAN